The genome window AGTTTTAAAATCACATCTAACAAAGCAAAAAATACAAAAACAACAATGTTGCAAAAGATTAACTTTTGCACAATGCCACCTGTTTTGTATTGTAATTTTAAATCGTCTAGAATGTTCATGTTCTATTTTCTTTATTCAATTTTCTAAACCTATCTATCCCAACGATTTTGATTGAATTGATTTTTCTTCCAGTACCACATCATGATAAAACCAATTAAAGCACCTCCAACGTGAGCAAAATGTGCAATTCCACCACCAAAAATACTATAACCTGTTACTCCAGAAAATAAGTCCAACAATACAATTACTGGAACAAAATATTTGGCTTTTATGGGAACTGGAATAAACATTAAAGCTAATTCCGCATTTGGAAACATGAAAGCGAAAGCAACTAACAAACCGTAAATAGCTCCAGAAGCTCCAACCATTGTTGATTGATTCTGACAAGCAGCTTGAAATAATATTGAAAATGAATCACTATTAAAACTATATTTTTCAATTATTGGCTTAGCATTTTCATATAATAATTCCCCTCTAAATGAAAAACCATCTGACATATTTGCATTTAACATCTTATGTAAATCCGCAGAAGAAATTGACATATCAGACAATTGATTTAATAAAGAATGGAATTCATAATAATTTATTCCTGATTGTAATAAAGCAGCACCTAATCCACAAGAAAAATAGAAAAACAAAAACTTCTTTGGCCCCCAAAAATGTTCTAATGCACTACCAAACGAAACCAACGCGAACATATTAAAGAAAATATGCATCAAACTTCCATGCATGAACATGTGCGTGATAGGTTGCCAAAATTTAAAACCATCACTTTCAAAATAATGAAGTGACAATAACTCATTCGCTTGAGGCACAAAATAACTTCCTATAAAAAATAAAACGTTAATAATTAATAACTGTTTTACTGTTTCGGTCATATTCATCATAAGGCAAATCTTTTATCTAAATCTTCTACCGTTAAGGTAATAAATGTGGGTTTTTGAAACGGGGAAACATTTGGATCTTTACAAGCAAATAACGAATTTACTAAATTCTCTTGTTCTTTATCTGTTAGGTAAGTCCCCGTTTTTACCGCCATACTTTTTGCCATTGATTTGGCAATACTATCACTTTGAGAAAAACTACTTTCTGGAATTTCATTTTGTAAGTTACTAATTAATTCTTCCAAAACAATTGTAACTTCACTTTCAGCCATTCCAATTGGCAAACCTGAAATCTGAACTGAATCGGTATTGAACTTATCAAAAACAAAACCTGTGTTTTCTAATGATGATTGTAATTCAGTTAACAACGTCATTTCATCTGAAGAAAAATACAATTCCAATGGAAATAACAATTGTTGACTCGATGCTTTTTGAACCGTAATATTAGTTAAAAATTGTTCGTACAAAACACGCTGATGTGCTCTACCTTGATCAATAACTAACATTCCTGATTTAATAGCACTAACTATATATTTTTTATGAATTTGATACGTAGAAGATGTTTTTGTTTCCTCTGGTTCATCATCAAATAATTTTCCAGTTACTTCTTCGCTTTCAAATGAAAACTGCTCTAATTCTTGTGTTTCTTGTTTTAAACCTACATACAAACTTTCCCAACTAGCGGTTGAAGTTTCTCGTTTATAACTTCCAAAAGACGAAAGTGATTTTGCTTCTGGTTTCTCGTTAGCAAACGGATTAAAATTAGAATCCACTTGTATTGTTGGAAAATCGGCTTCTTTATTTTTATACTGATATGGTGTATCTAAATTGGCATCGCGTTCAAAATCCAAAACTGGCGCCACATTAAATTGCCCTAAACTATGTTTAACAGCAGAACGTAAAATAGCGTATAACGAATGCTCATCATCAAACTTAATTTCAGTTTTAGTTGGATGAATATTAATATCAATAGTGTTTGGTGGCACTTGCAAATACAAGAAATAACTTGGCTGATTGCCTTCTTTTAACAAACCTTCATAAGCACTCATAATGGCATGATGCAAATAAGCACTTTTAATATAACGGTCGTTTACAAAGAAAAACTGCTCTCCTCTACTCTTTTTTGCAAATTCTGGTTTTCCAACAAAGCCCGAAATTTTAATCAACTCCGTATCTTCTGAAACTGGAACTAATTTTTCATTAGTTTTTCCACCAAAAATATTAACAATTCGCTGGCGATAATTTGAACTTGGCAAATTGTATAATTCACTTCCGTTGTGAATTAATGTAAACGAAATTGACGGATGTGCCATTGCCACACGCTGAAATTCATCCATTACATGACGAAATTCAACAGTTTCTGATTTTAAAAAATTTCTTCGAGCAGGAATATTGAAAAATAAATTCTTTACGGCAAATGAAGTTCCTTTTGGCAAAACAGCAACTTCTTGTGTTACTAATTTGCTTCCTTCCATAATGATATGCGTCCCTAACTCTTCTTGATCTTGCTTGGTTTTCATTTCAACATGTGCAATTGCAGCAATTGATGCCAATGCTTCACCACGGAATCCTTTGGTATGTAAATCAAATAAATCTTCTGCTTTTCTAATTTTTGAAGTAGCATGACGTTCGAAACACAAACGAGCGTCGGTCGTGTTCATTCCTAAACCATTATCAATAACTTGCACTAAGGTTTTTCCAGCCTCTTTTACAATTAACTTAATATCAGACGATTTTGCATCAACCGCATTTTCAAGCAATTCTTTAACAACCGATGCAGGTCTTTGAACTACTTCTCCGGCAGCGATTTGGTTGGCAACATGATCAGGTAAAAGTTGGATTATACTAGCAGCCATTAGACTTAAAATATGAATTTAGGTGAATTGCAAAAATAAAGAATTTAAATGGGGTTTTATAACGAATAACCCTTTGCAACTATTATTTTTTAAACAATATGATTTGTTTTCGTTCAAACGACAAAACTTTTTCGTCTTGAAGTTCGTTAATTAGAACATTCAGCGTTGGACGAGATAAGCCGATTAGTGATGCTATTTCTTTTTGTGTAAATGGATGTTTTATTACCGTATCACCTGTAACGGCATTTTTAAATCCATAATCCTCAGACAATTCTTTTAAAAATTCCATCAAACGAGTTTTAGCATCTTTAAAAAGCATAATCTGCAATCTTCTTTCCAACTTTTTAAATCGATATCCGATAAATTTATAAATTGAAATACTAAATGCCGAGTTACGTCTTAGGAGTTCATGCATCATATCTAACGAAACTACACAAGTTGAAACTTCATTATCTAGCGCTTGTGCAAATTCGTTGCGTTTTTCTTCTCCTAAAATAGCTTTTTCACCAAAAATTTGTCCTTTAGATAAAATGGCCGTAATTATTTCATCTCCATCTTCAGTAACATACCCTACTTTTATTTTACCCGAATTTATCAAAAAGACTTTATTTGCTATATC of Flavobacterium channae contains these proteins:
- the mutL gene encoding DNA mismatch repair endonuclease MutL, whose amino-acid sequence is MAASIIQLLPDHVANQIAAGEVVQRPASVVKELLENAVDAKSSDIKLIVKEAGKTLVQVIDNGLGMNTTDARLCFERHATSKIRKAEDLFDLHTKGFRGEALASIAAIAHVEMKTKQDQEELGTHIIMEGSKLVTQEVAVLPKGTSFAVKNLFFNIPARRNFLKSETVEFRHVMDEFQRVAMAHPSISFTLIHNGSELYNLPSSNYRQRIVNIFGGKTNEKLVPVSEDTELIKISGFVGKPEFAKKSRGEQFFFVNDRYIKSAYLHHAIMSAYEGLLKEGNQPSYFLYLQVPPNTIDINIHPTKTEIKFDDEHSLYAILRSAVKHSLGQFNVAPVLDFERDANLDTPYQYKNKEADFPTIQVDSNFNPFANEKPEAKSLSSFGSYKRETSTASWESLYVGLKQETQELEQFSFESEEVTGKLFDDEPEETKTSSTYQIHKKYIVSAIKSGMLVIDQGRAHQRVLYEQFLTNITVQKASSQQLLFPLELYFSSDEMTLLTELQSSLENTGFVFDKFNTDSVQISGLPIGMAESEVTIVLEELISNLQNEIPESSFSQSDSIAKSMAKSMAVKTGTYLTDKEQENLVNSLFACKDPNVSPFQKPTFITLTVEDLDKRFAL
- a CDS encoding Crp/Fnr family transcriptional regulator; protein product: MNNAIWFFDNIDVFQILCPHKFKDYKKDHSFDYFKKGDYIYFENDIANKVFLINSGKIKVGYVTEDGDEIITAILSKGQIFGEKAILGEEKRNEFAQALDNEVSTCVVSLDMMHELLRRNSAFSISIYKFIGYRFKKLERRLQIMLFKDAKTRLMEFLKELSEDYGFKNAVTGDTVIKHPFTQKEIASLIGLSRPTLNVLINELQDEKVLSFERKQIILFKK
- a CDS encoding rhomboid family intramembrane serine protease, with the protein product MMNMTETVKQLLIINVLFFIGSYFVPQANELLSLHYFESDGFKFWQPITHMFMHGSLMHIFFNMFALVSFGSALEHFWGPKKFLFFYFSCGLGAALLQSGINYYEFHSLLNQLSDMSISSADLHKMLNANMSDGFSFRGELLYENAKPIIEKYSFNSDSFSILFQAACQNQSTMVGASGAIYGLLVAFAFMFPNAELALMFIPVPIKAKYFVPVIVLLDLFSGVTGYSIFGGGIAHFAHVGGALIGFIMMWYWKKNQFNQNRWDR